In Leptospira licerasiae serovar Varillal str. VAR 010, the sequence ATCCTTCTTTCCAACGACTATTATCCGGCATTGAATAGAGAGAATGTCGAATTGGTTACCGAAGGTATAGAAGAGATCACCGCTTCCGGAGTAAAAACAAAAGACGGAGTCGAACATAAGGTTGATGCGATCGTTTTTGCAACAGGTTTCCAAGCGGCAGAGGCAGTTTCCCCTTTTGAGATCAGAGGAAGAGGCGGAAAACTTTTAGCTGATGCTTGGGAAGACGGGGCAGAAGCCTATTTAGGGACCACAGTATCCGGTTTTCCGAATCTATTTATGATCGTGGGTCCGAATACAGGATTAGGCCATAGTTCTATGATCCTGATGATTGAGTCCCAGGTACAATATACTCTCCAAGGGATTCGTTACCTACTTAATAAAAACATAAAGTTTATAGATGTTCGCAAAGATGTCCAAGATCGTTATAATGAGGAGATCCAAAGGCGTTTAAGCAAATCAGTCTGGATGACCGGAGGATGTGTAAGCTGGTACAATACTAGCTCGGGTAGAAATACCACTCTTTGGCCCGGGTTCACTTTCGAATTTAAGGCCAGGACATTTTTCCTTCGTCCTAAGGATTACGAATTTGTTCGAGTAGACGGAAAGGCAAAAAAACCAGGAATCGGATCCAGAGTCTCTATGGCTTTAGACGCGACCTTCGGTTAAGTTAGAGAGTCCAATACACTAAGATTTCCCGATTACCATCTCTCCCGGTAATCGGGGAATTTTCCAAGCCTATCCTTTTTCCTTTTACTTCATTTTTCAAAAATCGTAAAAAAGAACGGATCGTTTTCCAACGAATCCAAGGATCTCTTAAAACTCCTCTGTCCAAATTCCTGGGCTCTGTCTCAAATTGAGGTTTGAATAAACTGACTATATTCCACCGAATATTTGAATTCTTATTTTTAAGTTCGGATAGAACAGGCAGAACAGTGCGAAGGGAAATAAAACTTAAGTCCATGACCAAAAAAATCTCATCCGGAAACTTTATTTCCTTTTTTTCAAACCACAAAGAAGACAATAATTCCCAACTGGTATCTCTAATATGAAATCTATCTCGAACGGAAACTTTCGGATCCATCGCTATCTTGGAAGCCATCTGCCCGTAACCGACATCGAAGGCGAATACTAAGTCCGCACCTTCTTCCAAAAGAACTTGCGTGAACCCTCCGGTAGAAGCGCCCCAATCCACACAAAGCTTTCCTTTGACGGATATATTCCATTTTTTGAATGCTTCCTTGAGTTTATAAGCTCCTCTGCTTACATATTTAGGGATAATTTCTCTGATACGGATCTCTACAGATTCTGGGAATAAGGCGCCCACCTTGTCCGACATCCTGTCGTTTACTAAGACAGAACCGGATAAGATCAGACTCCTGGCCTTGGAAATATCTTCGGCCAAACCCTTTTTCAAGAGTAAGTCATCTAGTCTAATTTTTTCTTTTGCCAATGTTAGAAGGTAAGGACCGAAAGAACTCGGGAAATTCGGAAGTTTCTACTTTAGAAGGAGAATCCAGATCGGATCCTAATTCTTCCAATTCGGAAACTAGATCGGAGACCATTTGTTTACAAGTTTCCATTCCATACAAAGAAGGATAAGTGATCTTTCCGGACTTCCCGTCCTTGCCTGGAGTTTTTCCCAGATCTTCCTTAGTCCCTTCGATATCCAAAATATCGTCCGTGATTTGAAATAATAAACCGAGTTTAGCACCGTATTCGGAAATGGTTTCTTCTCTTTCTTGGTAATCATTTCTCAAACGATTTCCCATCAAAAAGGAAGCTTGGATCAATGCTCCGGTTTTCAATTTATGCGTTTTGGAAAGTAATTCTTCTTTTGTTCCGGTTAAAGAGGAAGGATTCCTTTCCATTAACAGATCATACATTTGCCCGGAGACCATCCCCGCTGCCCCGGCACCTTTTGCCAAAGACCTAACTAAATCTTTATGCAAATCTTTATCGGAAGAGTCGATCAGGGTCAGCCAATCGAATGCATATGCCTGCAAAGCGTCACCAGCGAGTATTGCGGTCGCTTCGGAAAATTGTTTATGGAGAGAAGGTTTTCCTCTTCTGAAATCATCATCATCCATGCTGGGAAGATCGTCGTGGATCAAACTATATGTATGAATGAATTCTAATGCAGCTCCTATCGAAAGAGAATCATTATCTATTTTTCCGAAGGAAGCAAATGTTAGGATCGGTCTTAGTCTTTTTCCCCCTGCTCTCAGACTGTATTCCATAGCAGCCGCAAGTTCTGGAGCCGATTCTTTTTTAAAAAATGGATACACTTCGTTTTCTAAATAATCTTCGAAACGATCCTTGGAACGTTTTAATAATTGAGAAAGTTCGTTTGTTTCCGTTCGATTTGTCATTTTCCTGATTCGACGTTAATCACCACTTTACCGGTAGTATTTCCAGTTTGGAAATGTCTGACTGCCTCCGGAAGATCCACAAAAGGATATACGGAATCGATATGAGGTGGTTCCAAATTTAATTTCGAAAGGGCCTTCAGATGGATAGTTAGTTCATCGATCTTTTCGTATAACCAGATCAAATTAAATCCCATCACCGCTTTATTGTCGGAAACGATCTCTAAAGTATCCACCTTCGGCCTGGTCAAATATCTCCAAGCTAAAGTCAGCCAATTGACTTTGTCTCCTTGGCTCATAAAAGAAGCGGAACCATAAACAACCATCCGGCCCATAGGAGAAAGAGCCTCGTAACTTGCTTTAAAGATCTTACCGCCGATACATTCTAAAACTAAATGTAATTCTCTTCCGCCAAGTGCTGTTTTTAATTCCTCCGGAAAGCGGGAAGATCGAATGATCCAGGCATCGTAACCTTCTTTTTCTAATAGAGAAATTTTAGAATGATTTCCTACAGAACCTAGAGTCCAGGCTCCAAACTTTTTAGCGATACGATTAGCGTAGATCCCTACACCTCCCGCAGCGCTATGGATCAAAACATTTTGGCCTTTTCTTAAATCTCCTAAAGGAAGAAGAGCATAATATGCAGTAAGTCCTTGGACTAAGAATCCTGCTCCTTGCTCGAAACTCCATTTTGGAGGGAGCGAAAAAATATATCGGGAATCTATATTGATATGGTCGGCGTATGCTCCGAAACGGGTTACTCCCATGACCTTGTCGTTCTTTTTGAAATTTTTGACCTTTTTGCCGACAGCAACTACCTTACCGGAATATTCCAAGCCTGGAATAAAAGAACCTTTAGGTGTCGCGCTATACAATCCTTGGATAGCAAAAATATCCGCAAAATTCAGACCGATTGCACGGATCTCAATTGTGACTTCATTGTCCTGAGGAGGGGGAAGTTCCTCTTCTCTTCTTTCCAGAGAATCCAAAGAACCTTTGGTATCGACTCGATAAACGGAGCGAATCATGAGGGCATTCTGCTCTTTTAATTCGTATCCTAAAAGGAAAAAACGGATCAAAACGGAGGAAAAATCTCCTCCGTTTCTTGGATAAAATTACTTAGAAGGGAAAATTTCTTTTAGGAAGTTTTTCAACTCCAACCAGGAACGTTTATCCGCTTTTTCATTATAAGCCGCTCCTTTAGAGTTGTCGTTTCCCGCTTCCTTGATCGTGAAGGAATGGACTGCACCTCCGTAAGAAACGAATTGCCAATCCACTCCGGCAGTTCTCATTTCTTCTTGGAAAGCCGACACCTCATCCGGTTTTACAAAAGGATCGTCAGCTCCATGAAGCGCTAAAACTTTGCCCTTAATATTTTTAGCGTCGTCCGCCTTAGGAGTAGATAAACCGCCATGAAAGCTAATAGTACCTTTTAAAGGAGCTCCACTCCTTGCTAGCTCTAGGGCTGCTGTCCCGCCGAAACAATATCCTAAAATCGCTAGACTTTTGGGATCTACACCTCTTTGAGATTTTAATGCGTCTAACGCGGCCTGTCCTCTTGCTCTTAAAAGTTTGCGATCTCCTTCTCTAAAAGAAGCAGCAAGTTTTGCAGCTTCTTCCATAGATTTAGGACGTACACCCTTTCCATAAATATCCGCAGCAAAAGCCACATATCCTAACTCAGCGAGTTGTTCCGCTCTTGCTTTTGTATTTTCTCCCAAACCCATCCAGTCATGGACAAGCACGATACCTGGAGCCTTTTTGGCGCCTTCCGGATAAGCAACAAAACCTTCTAAGATGGTGTCGCCTTGTTTGTATTCTACGAATTCGGATTTAACTTTTGCGGATAAAACATTTGCCGCCAAAAGAAACGTTATACTGAACCAAATGATCTTTTTCATTCTTATGTATCCTCGGGCATTCCCGTATAGAAAATAAATTTGATATTAGACTGATTTGAAATTTAAAGCGAAAAAATTTGAATTAAAAATAAACTACGCGAAGATCCAAACCGCCATGAGTAATATGGACCGTTTGTAATTTAGAGTGAATTCCTTTTAAAAAAGAGGACCAAGTTTCTTCGTCAGGACAAAGAATAAATCCGGAAAATTCTCCAGGAAGTTCCCACCAATTTTTTAAAGTTTCTGCGATACGTCTATATAAGCCCAGATCGGAACCTTTTTGTATTCTTAGGCCGTAAGGTGGATTGAGCGGCATCCAGATCTTTTTCGGTTTGCCTGCGGATTCCCAGATCTCTTTAGGAGATAAAGAGAAAAAATCCTCTTCTTTCCCGATAAAACGATTTTCGGAATTCAAAGGAAATTGCTTTATGAATTTCTGATATTCTTCTCTTCTTTCGTTCAAGTAAGAGAAAATTTCCGGTTCGGAATCGTTATACCAGAATGTGAACTTTTTACTTTCTTCTTCCGGGCCGATCTTACGTTTTAAGAATTCCCAACTAGGTGCCGGAAATTCCTTCATCTCTTGGAACATATAGTTTCGATCCAAATGAGGAAGTCCTAATTTCAAAAGTAAAGAAGCGGACTCCCATACAAATGTTCCGGAACCTGCAAATGGAACAAACACCGCATCCGGTTCAGGCATATTCTTTTTTAATAAATACAAAAGAAAAGCGGCGGTATCTTCCCTGACCGGAGCTGATTTGGATAGAGGTTTAAAATTTCCTCTTTGAAAAATAGGAGCGCCCGCCAAACTCAAAGAAAGTATAATACTATCTCCTAAGGCAAGTGCGTTCAGTTCCGTATTTTTAGATCCTGAATCGCCGAATGAGGAATAAGAACCTTCCCAAAAAGAATATAATTCTTCTCTGGAGATTTCTTTTCTTCCCCGTACCTGCGGATGGAAATTTATCCCCCAACCTTCCGGCAAGATCTCATTCTCTCTTAAGGACTCTATCAAACCGGAAAAGTTAAACTTTCCATCTAAGGGAAATTTTCCCAAATTCAAACGAAAATCTCTGATCCATGGAATTCTTACCAACACTTCTAACGCTTGGCGAAAATTCGTTTTTTCTAATACGAATTTTTCGGGAAAAACCTTAAACTCAGGAGTATGATTTCTAGGAAGAAATGGATCGGAAACGATTTGAGAAAGTAGAGATTCCGTTTCTCTGGCAGAACCTGGAGGAACTAGGAATTCCCATCGAAGAGGTTTGCCAGATTTAAACTTGGAGATTTTCCAATCCATAGAGATATCCTTTTAAAATCGATTCTCCAGGAAAGGAAAAAGTCCCGGATCCTTCTCACTTAGAACTTAAAGCGGAGACTCCTGCTCTGGCTACTTGTCCATCCTGAGTAGATTGGGCTCCCGAAACTCCAATCGCTCCGATAATTTTTCCATCCAGAAGGATCAATTCTCCACCTTCCAATGGAAATACTCCCGGAACTGCCAAAAGTCTAAGACCGATCCCTCCTTTTTCAACCGCTTCTTCCAAGGCTCTGCTCGGTCTTTTAAAATTATTGGCTGTCGAAGCTTTTCCTTTGGCGATATCAATAGAACCTATTTGAGTATTATCCATTCTTTGAAATAATACCAAATTTCCTCCAGTATCCACAACTGCTATGGCCATATTCCATTGGTTTTTCTTTGCTTCTGCTTCTGCGGCAGCGATTACTCTTTTGGCCTGTTCCAAATTAATATTGGGCCCATAGGTTAAGGGTTGGGCCTGAAAAGGACGAACGATCCCAAAGAACAAGAAGCAGATTGCCCAAAACTTAGGGAATAGATTTACAAATATTGAATGTTTTCTTTTCAAAAGAATTCTCCTTAAACGCGATACTCTCCTTTTTTTAAAAAAGGACTTAGAATTTGATCTTGGATTTTTGTCTTGGGCCGATCCGGTGAATGCAAGACAGAAGCAAAGGTAGGACAAAAAACGAAGTTGTTTTTTGTATAAAGAAGCCGCCGAAAGACTTCGGCAACTTCTTAAAGTGTGGAACGGAAAGATCTCTCTGTCAATTAAAAAGAAGATCTTTCCGCTTTTCTGAAGTTAGAACTCTGGAGAAACGAACTTAGCTTGGCCTGCGCGGGGACGGATCACAAATCTATATTTACGTTTTGCGATTTGTTCCGGGTTGTACCAGCGAACTTGATAAACTGCCATTCCTTTTCCTGAGTTAGAAGTTTTTCTGACTTCTATATCGACTCCCTTATCGTCTACAGGTTCCCCTTCATGAGTTAATTCTTTCCAATCGGAATTACCTTCTTTGTATTCGATAGAAACTAAAGATTCATGGAGAGAAATCTCGGAACGACCCACGTCCTTATAACGAAAGACCCAATGTTTTTCCAAGTTTTCTTCCGCTAAGATCAGCTCAGGAGAATCTACTAATTCCCTTGTGCCTTCCGATTTTTCAGTTTCAGGATAACGATCCGAACGATCCAATTCGTAATTCCAAGATGCAGGGAAAGATTCTTTTCCTCCGGCAACAGGAAGATTTTTGGTAAGATCGGCAAGATGCGCCTGTAAGAACGGTTGAGTGCCAGGCCCATAAAGAGTGTGGCCGCCCTCGTAATGCTGACGAGTATATTCTTCCGGAGTAGTTACATAACCGAAGTATCCGTTTGCACAACTGATTACGGATGCGTTTTTGATCGGTTGAGAACTGGACTTTAATGCCTCTTCCACGAATCTTTTTCCGGATTCTTTAGTGACCTCGAAAGGAACAGGAAGAAGAAGTGTATCCGCAATTTTTACAGATTGTAGAAGAAGTTTATGAGGAAACTTTGATTTTGGAAGAACGATCGGTTGCAGATATTTGAAACCTACGATTCTTTTATGACCTTGGCAACCGCCTGTCAAAAACCAACGAGGCCAACCTTCCGCAAAGAATGGAAGCCAGTTCAATACCGGAGTGAGTCCATCTTCGGCGCCACCTGTTAAAGCTGTTCCTACATATGGACGATCGCAAACTTCTGCGTCTCCTATCTTTTGATTTTCGTATAGGTCCACTTCTCTTGTATTAAAAGAAAGATTTGCGTCCGTGCTTAAAGAGTTTTGTAAGGAGTCGAAAAGTTTAGCTGCTTCTTCTCCTATAGCTTCTCCAATTCTTCTGGATTCGATGAAACCTTGCATGTCTTCTCGATAATCGGGAGAGTTATCTCCATGAGTGGAATTGTTCAGTGCATGGATTGGATCCCAGCTTGGTTTAAAATCTTTACGGATCTTCTTTTCTAAAATTCTAGCAGGATAAGCAAACACATCTGCATTCGCAACGTCATTAGAATCCGGCACTGTTGTTCCGTGAACGGAGAATGTGGAGAACGCACCGAGCGGTTTGTATCTTCCGTCTTTGTCTTGTGCGTCGATACGGATCATCACTAGATCTGGATTGATCGCCTGGTATTGGATCTCAGGTTTTAACTCTTCGAATCCCGAATTTTTATTAGCGCGGTATGCATCCAAAGACCTATTTCTGGTGAGTCCCCAAATCGCAGTTTTTCCGGAAGCAATCTTAGCAGGTTTTGCGGACTTGTAAGCTTCTTCCACTCCGTTGGTCAAACGATCCAATACGAAATCAGTCCAACCTTTGTCGAATCCTGGCTTATTAGAAGCAAACTCGTTATAAAAATTATTATCGTAGAAGTTAGCCGGAGCTGAGTGAGTATGAGTTCCGGCAAATACGATCCCGCCGAAAGAAATATCTGTCTTAGAAGCTAAACGTTCCGCAAGCAAGTGATGTATCAAAAGAGATCCGGACAAAAGATCGCTCTGGATCAGTACTACAGGTTCATTTGCATCTTTTTTAATATAAAAAATTCTAGCATAAAGACGAGTGCGAAATCCTTTTTCAGTTTCGGCCATTTTGGAATAACCTGCTAAAGGTAGACCGGGAGGAGGAGTTAAATCCACCTTGGAAATTCCAGCAACCAGTCCTCTGGTTTTGGAAGCGACTTCCGGTTTTTTATACGCGATCTTATACTCGGCGACGGTCCCGCAAGCGACTGCGGAAAAGATCAGAAGGATCGAAACTAGATACGGTTGGATTTTCTTCACAATTTGATTCGGGTTCATTCCCCCTCCGGGAATTCTATGGTTTTTTTAGCCTCTACTTGCTATCAGAAGTGTAAGTTCTTAGCAAGAATTTTCGGATAAATAGTATAGTATCGATCGGTCTTACAAACCAATTATATTCGCCAAAAATAGCTCGGATTTTTGAGTCGCTCATTAGTTTGGGATAAAATAAAGAAATACGGATCAGGAATCTTCTATGTCCCAACCGGGCTTTTTACAAAGACTAAAATTTCATTTTTTCAATTTCTATCCTCCTTACTTCGGTGCAGGGATCAAAGTGAAGTCCTTAAACAAAGACAGGACCTTATTCTCCACCACGATGAAACTTACACCTTTTAATAAAAACTATGTGGGAACACAATTCGGAGGATCTCTCTATTCCATGTGCGATCCATTTTATATGTTGATCCTAATGGAACATTTAGGGCCTGGATATTTGGTCTGGGACAAAGCAGCAACTATACGATTCATAAAACCGGGAGAAGGCGCCGTAAGAGCCGAGTTCCATATCCCTAAAGAAAAAATCCAGGAGATCAAAGAAGAAACGGATCGTAAAAGGAAAATGGACGTTACCTTCACTGCTCAGATCTTAGATGTAAAGACCGGTAAGCTTGTGGCAGAAGTAGATAAAGTCATCTATGTCAGAAAA encodes:
- a CDS encoding TlyA family RNA methyltransferase — protein: MAKEKIRLDDLLLKKGLAEDISKARSLILSGSVLVNDRMSDKVGALFPESVEIRIREIIPKYVSRGAYKLKEAFKKWNISVKGKLCVDWGASTGGFTQVLLEEGADLVFAFDVGYGQMASKIAMDPKVSVRDRFHIRDTSWELLSSLWFEKKEIKFPDEIFLVMDLSFISLRTVLPVLSELKNKNSNIRWNIVSLFKPQFETEPRNLDRGVLRDPWIRWKTIRSFLRFLKNEVKGKRIGLENSPITGRDGNREILVYWTL
- a CDS encoding polyprenyl synthetase family protein, whose amino-acid sequence is MTNRTETNELSQLLKRSKDRFEDYLENEVYPFFKKESAPELAAAMEYSLRAGGKRLRPILTFASFGKIDNDSLSIGAALEFIHTYSLIHDDLPSMDDDDFRRGKPSLHKQFSEATAILAGDALQAYAFDWLTLIDSSDKDLHKDLVRSLAKGAGAAGMVSGQMYDLLMERNPSSLTGTKEELLSKTHKLKTGALIQASFLMGNRLRNDYQEREETISEYGAKLGLLFQITDDILDIEGTKEDLGKTPGKDGKSGKITYPSLYGMETCKQMVSDLVSELEELGSDLDSPSKVETSEFPEFFRSLPSNIGKRKN
- a CDS encoding zinc-binding dehydrogenase, which gives rise to MIRSVYRVDTKGSLDSLERREEELPPPQDNEVTIEIRAIGLNFADIFAIQGLYSATPKGSFIPGLEYSGKVVAVGKKVKNFKKNDKVMGVTRFGAYADHINIDSRYIFSLPPKWSFEQGAGFLVQGLTAYYALLPLGDLRKGQNVLIHSAAGGVGIYANRIAKKFGAWTLGSVGNHSKISLLEKEGYDAWIIRSSRFPEELKTALGGRELHLVLECIGGKIFKASYEALSPMGRMVVYGSASFMSQGDKVNWLTLAWRYLTRPKVDTLEIVSDNKAVMGFNLIWLYEKIDELTIHLKALSKLNLEPPHIDSVYPFVDLPEAVRHFQTGNTTGKVVINVESGK
- a CDS encoding dienelactone hydrolase family protein, with translation MKKIIWFSITFLLAANVLSAKVKSEFVEYKQGDTILEGFVAYPEGAKKAPGIVLVHDWMGLGENTKARAEQLAELGYVAFAADIYGKGVRPKSMEEAAKLAASFREGDRKLLRARGQAALDALKSQRGVDPKSLAILGYCFGGTAALELARSGAPLKGTISFHGGLSTPKADDAKNIKGKVLALHGADDPFVKPDEVSAFQEEMRTAGVDWQFVSYGGAVHSFTIKEAGNDNSKGAAYNEKADKRSWLELKNFLKEIFPSK
- a CDS encoding GlcG/HbpS family heme-binding protein; translation: MKRKHSIFVNLFPKFWAICFLFFGIVRPFQAQPLTYGPNINLEQAKRVIAAAEAEAKKNQWNMAIAVVDTGGNLVLFQRMDNTQIGSIDIAKGKASTANNFKRPSRALEEAVEKGGIGLRLLAVPGVFPLEGGELILLDGKIIGAIGVSGAQSTQDGQVARAGVSALSSK
- a CDS encoding neutral/alkaline non-lysosomal ceramidase N-terminal domain-containing protein; amino-acid sequence: MNPNQIVKKIQPYLVSILLIFSAVACGTVAEYKIAYKKPEVASKTRGLVAGISKVDLTPPPGLPLAGYSKMAETEKGFRTRLYARIFYIKKDANEPVVLIQSDLLSGSLLIHHLLAERLASKTDISFGGIVFAGTHTHSAPANFYDNNFYNEFASNKPGFDKGWTDFVLDRLTNGVEEAYKSAKPAKIASGKTAIWGLTRNRSLDAYRANKNSGFEELKPEIQYQAINPDLVMIRIDAQDKDGRYKPLGAFSTFSVHGTTVPDSNDVANADVFAYPARILEKKIRKDFKPSWDPIHALNNSTHGDNSPDYREDMQGFIESRRIGEAIGEEAAKLFDSLQNSLSTDANLSFNTREVDLYENQKIGDAEVCDRPYVGTALTGGAEDGLTPVLNWLPFFAEGWPRWFLTGGCQGHKRIVGFKYLQPIVLPKSKFPHKLLLQSVKIADTLLLPVPFEVTKESGKRFVEEALKSSSQPIKNASVISCANGYFGYVTTPEEYTRQHYEGGHTLYGPGTQPFLQAHLADLTKNLPVAGGKESFPASWNYELDRSDRYPETEKSEGTRELVDSPELILAEENLEKHWVFRYKDVGRSEISLHESLVSIEYKEGNSDWKELTHEGEPVDDKGVDIEVRKTSNSGKGMAVYQVRWYNPEQIAKRKYRFVIRPRAGQAKFVSPEF
- a CDS encoding YiiD C-terminal domain-containing protein; translated protein: MSQPGFLQRLKFHFFNFYPPYFGAGIKVKSLNKDRTLFSTTMKLTPFNKNYVGTQFGGSLYSMCDPFYMLILMEHLGPGYLVWDKAATIRFIKPGEGAVRAEFHIPKEKIQEIKEETDRKRKMDVTFTAQILDVKTGKLVAEVDKVIYVRKKSKE